From a single Aggregatilinea lenta genomic region:
- a CDS encoding homoserine kinase has translation MTKVSVSVPAVCTNLGSGYHVLGLALNLRTVVEMSLTGGDELRIASAGEGADTLPANFYHPVAVAATRLFQEVEEAPAGLSIVCNNRIPLWVGLSSRAAMTVAGLVGANNLLGGPLPREALVELAARLSDHPEATATALNGGLGIWARGGDSPVYRSLEVAPLRVVVAVPLLDDYDPHREPLPDPGLDDAVHAIAHTALLVEALQTEDLDLLREALDDRLHVPYRRALIPGYDRVEAAAKRLGAIGVTPCGAGPALLIFADYGHAEIARAVQLAFRQASVPARTWTLGVDMQGVVISVVQ, from the coding sequence ATGACCAAAGTCAGCGTTTCCGTTCCCGCCGTCTGCACCAACCTGGGGTCCGGCTATCACGTCCTGGGGCTGGCGCTGAACCTGCGCACCGTGGTCGAGATGAGCCTGACCGGCGGCGACGAGCTGCGCATCGCGTCGGCGGGGGAGGGTGCGGACACCCTGCCCGCGAACTTCTACCATCCCGTAGCGGTCGCGGCGACCCGGCTGTTTCAGGAGGTCGAAGAGGCGCCGGCGGGCCTGAGCATCGTGTGCAACAACCGCATCCCGCTGTGGGTCGGCCTCAGCTCGCGTGCGGCGATGACCGTCGCGGGGCTGGTCGGCGCGAACAACCTGCTGGGCGGCCCGCTCCCGCGCGAGGCGCTGGTCGAGCTGGCGGCGCGCCTGTCGGATCACCCGGAGGCGACCGCGACGGCGCTCAACGGCGGTCTGGGAATCTGGGCGCGCGGCGGCGACAGCCCGGTGTACCGCTCGCTCGAAGTTGCGCCGCTGCGGGTGGTGGTCGCCGTGCCGCTGTTGGACGATTACGATCCGCACCGCGAGCCACTGCCCGATCCGGGCCTGGACGATGCCGTGCACGCCATCGCGCATACGGCGCTGCTGGTCGAGGCGCTGCAAACCGAGGATCTCGACCTGCTGCGCGAGGCCCTGGACGACCGGCTGCACGTGCCCTATCGCCGCGCGCTGATCCCCGGCTACGACCGGGTGGAGGCGGCGGCGAAGCGGCTGGGGGCCATCGGCGTGACGCCGTGCGGCGCGGGTCCGGCGCTGCTGATCTTCGCGGATTACGGGCACGCCGAGATCGCGCGGGCGGTGCAGTTGGCGTTCCGGCAGGCGAGCGTCCCGGCGCGGACGTGGACGCTCGGCGTGGACATGCAGGGCGTCGTGATCAGTGTGGTACAATAA
- the erpA gene encoding iron-sulfur cluster insertion protein ErpA yields the protein MAEVAQTDLEQVSVGVETSILTVTPAAMDKIQELLTSRDLADHALRVFVQGGGCSGMSYGMAFENQFYPQDNVVETGGVKLVVDPMSLEYLRGAEIDYVDSLMGGGFAINNPNAVSSCGCGHSFRSSDSEADDYSGGGCSCGGH from the coding sequence ATGGCGGAAGTTGCTCAGACTGATCTGGAGCAAGTCTCGGTAGGCGTGGAAACCTCCATCCTGACCGTTACCCCGGCGGCCATGGACAAAATTCAAGAGCTTCTGACGTCGCGCGATCTGGCCGATCACGCCTTGCGCGTGTTTGTTCAGGGCGGCGGCTGCTCTGGCATGTCGTACGGTATGGCATTTGAAAATCAATTCTACCCGCAGGACAACGTGGTCGAGACGGGCGGCGTCAAGCTGGTCGTGGACCCGATGAGCCTCGAGTATCTGCGCGGCGCGGAGATCGATTACGTGGACAGCCTCATGGGCGGCGGGTTTGCCATCAACAATCCCAATGCCGTGTCCTCATGTGGCTGCGGCCACTCGTTCCGCAGCTCGGACAGCGAAGCCGACGACTACAGCGGCGGCGGGTGCAGTTGCGGCGGGCATTAA
- a CDS encoding MFS transporter: MFRHFSRFLLILLLIEFLDELVFGARETAWPLIRTDFNLTYIQIGVLLSVPGLFSSVVEPALGILSDLWRRRVLILGGGVAFGAALLMAAGSGSFVPLLVAFLLLYPASGAFVSLSQAALMDAEPDRREQNMAHWTFAGSLGMVSGPLVLGAALAAGVGWRGLFVGFAAFALVLTLAAGRVRFPANGVADADDAPIGLRAALIQAMRAIRQRDVLRWLVLLQASDLMLDILYSLLALYFVDVVGVSGEQAGLAVAVWTGAGLVSDLLIIPLLDRVPGLRILRISALLMAAAYPAFLLVASVPLKIVLLGVLGLLNAGWYAVLQAKLYDALPGRSGTALAANNVAGLVGSLIPLALGLAAQAVGLGATMWLLLAGPLALLIGLPREREG; this comes from the coding sequence CTGTTCCGTCATTTCTCCCGATTTCTCCTCATCCTGCTTCTAATCGAATTCCTCGACGAGCTGGTCTTCGGCGCGCGTGAAACCGCCTGGCCGCTCATCCGCACAGACTTCAACCTGACTTACATCCAAATCGGCGTGCTGCTCAGCGTGCCCGGCCTGTTCAGCAGCGTGGTCGAACCGGCGCTCGGCATCCTGAGCGACCTGTGGCGACGCCGTGTGCTGATCCTGGGCGGCGGCGTGGCGTTCGGCGCGGCGCTGCTGATGGCGGCAGGCAGCGGGAGCTTCGTGCCGCTGCTGGTCGCGTTCCTGCTGCTCTACCCGGCGTCGGGCGCGTTCGTCAGCCTGTCGCAGGCGGCGCTGATGGATGCCGAGCCGGATCGCCGCGAGCAGAACATGGCGCACTGGACCTTCGCCGGATCGCTCGGCATGGTCAGCGGGCCGCTGGTGCTCGGCGCGGCGTTGGCCGCAGGCGTGGGCTGGCGCGGGCTGTTCGTGGGCTTTGCAGCATTCGCGCTGGTCCTGACGCTGGCGGCGGGGCGCGTGCGCTTCCCGGCCAACGGCGTCGCGGATGCGGACGACGCGCCAATCGGGCTGCGCGCGGCGCTGATCCAGGCGATGCGCGCCATCCGGCAGCGCGACGTGCTGCGCTGGCTGGTGCTGCTCCAGGCGTCCGACCTGATGCTGGACATCCTCTACAGCCTGCTGGCGCTGTACTTCGTGGACGTGGTGGGCGTGTCCGGCGAGCAAGCCGGGCTGGCCGTCGCGGTGTGGACCGGGGCGGGGCTGGTCAGCGACTTGCTGATTATCCCGCTGCTTGACCGCGTGCCCGGTTTGCGCATCCTGCGGATCAGCGCGCTGCTGATGGCCGCCGCCTATCCCGCGTTTCTGCTGGTCGCGTCCGTGCCGCTAAAGATCGTGCTGCTCGGCGTGCTGGGACTGCTCAACGCCGGGTGGTATGCGGTCTTGCAGGCGAAGCTGTACGACGCGCTGCCGGGTCGCAGCGGAACCGCGCTGGCGGCGAACAACGTCGCCGGGCTGGTGGGCAGCCTGATCCCGCTGGCGCTGGGCCTCGCCGCGCAGGCGGTGGGACTCGGCGCGACGATGTGGCTGCTGCTGGCGGGACCGCTGGCGCTGCTGATCGGTCTGCCGCGCGAGCGGGAGGGGTAG